One window of Phycisphaeraceae bacterium genomic DNA carries:
- a CDS encoding flagellar FliJ family protein, with translation MAKFRFELEAVFKQRLAVERQKQLALGELERVRLGLEERLRGFHASLVGEKQDLRHALQPGRTLDPGGVRMQANMSLHFVSLAQQTVYQLAVLHRKLETARKDLLTATTRRKAVEKLKERRYEAWMAAETAREAAALDEIGVMGFAARQEQE, from the coding sequence GTGGCGAAGTTCCGATTTGAGCTCGAAGCGGTCTTCAAGCAGCGGCTCGCCGTCGAACGCCAGAAGCAGCTCGCACTCGGAGAACTCGAGCGGGTCCGCCTCGGGCTGGAAGAAAGACTGCGGGGATTTCACGCATCGCTGGTCGGTGAAAAGCAGGACCTTCGCCACGCGCTGCAGCCCGGACGCACGCTCGATCCCGGAGGAGTCCGTATGCAGGCGAACATGTCCCTTCATTTCGTCTCGCTCGCGCAGCAGACCGTTTACCAGCTCGCGGTGCTGCACCGAAAGCTCGAAACCGCTCGAAAGGACCTGCTCACCGCGACCACGAGGCGCAAAGCGGTGGAAAAGCTCAAGGAGCGCCGATATGAGGCATGGATGGCGGCGGAGACGGCAAGAGAGGCTGCCGCTTTGGATGAAATAGGCGTCATGGGATTCGCCGCGAGGCAGGAACAAGAGTGA